From one Mya arenaria isolate MELC-2E11 chromosome 4, ASM2691426v1 genomic stretch:
- the LOC128230198 gene encoding monocarboxylate transporter 4-like, giving the protein MDNQKRKDGCHKWLVFGATYILAVINIGMFYSFAALFVPIMNRFGASRAETAIVQSTCGGVLLCSGFISGILIHRMNERTVGIVGSLIIFIGMFSSVFATSVFVLVISLGVLLGAGMSPIVIGTISITGKHFEGSNLNRIVMSVLSTGSGVGGIIYPYIIAYLDEQYGLPGIFMILGGVLLNNIALMILWSSDNKPHKEKKSTNAPAKETHDNPAFHMKEITSYNTEISQRTQQAHQNNIQHEALTSTINTEHNTNIVIIEKLETTWGKNRGNGESNKKTTETKLIIKDSLLSLIRNKVFMMYCVSFSFAMPALNVPVIFIVDIFVSRGFSMKNAIFALLMFNVFSALGRICPGLLLKIPSMPILGVPMLALLLSAIGTAFMPLVASLSLMISVTCLIALGSGMCISALGATTIDLVGTADLSNAVGMLFTLNGIGFMAVGPLSGYIRDTTNSYTYPLVSAASAIAVGFVVLAIALQYERSEAKLRKHVTNTELIVT; this is encoded by the exons ATGGATAATCAGAA ACGGAAAGACGGATGTCACAAATGGTTGGTGTTTGGTGCTACCTACATCCTAGCGGTAATCAACATTGGCATGTTCTATTCATTTGCTGCCCTGTTTGTGCCAATTATGAACAGATTTGGCGCATCAAGAGCTGAAACAGCCATCGTTCAGTCGACTTGTGGTGGAGTACTTCTTTGCTCTG GGTTCATATCAGGCATTCTTATTCACCGAATGAATGAAAGAACAGTCGGAATTGTTGGCTCTTTGATTATATTTATCGGAATGTTTTCATCTGTATTCGCTACGTCCGTTTTTGTATTGGTGATTTCACTTGGCGTGCTATTAG GGGCCGGAATGTCACCTATAGTTATTGGGACAATTTCTATTACCGGAAAACATTTTGAAGGCAGCAACCTAAACAGAATTGTTATGTCTGTGCTTTCAACGGGCTCCGGTGTTGGTGGGATTATATATCCTTACATCATTGCATACCTTGA tGAACAATACGGCCTTCCGGGAATTTTCATGATACTGGGCGGAGTGTTACTGAACAACATAGCGCTAATGATACTTTGGTCATCTGATAATAAACCACATAAGGAAAAGAAATCGACGAACGCGCCAGCAAAAGAAACACATGATAATCCTGCATTTCATATGAAGGAAATAACATCTTATAACACAGAAATCTCACAAAGGACACAGCAAGCACATCAGAATAATATTCAACATGAAGCTCTCACAAGCACAATTAATACGGaacataacacaaacattgTGATAATTGAAAAGCTTGAAACCACGTGGGGTAAAAATCGAGGAAACggtgaaagcaataaaaaaacaacagaaacgaAGTTGATCATTAAAGATAGTTTGTTATCTCTAATACGGAACAAAGTATTTATGATGTATTGTGTCAGCTTTTCCTTTGCAATGCCAGCACTCAATGTTCCTGTAATTTTTATAGTTGATATTTTCGTTAGTAGGGGATTTTCAATGAAGAATGCTATCTTTGCTTTGCtaatgttcaatgttttcaGTGCGCTTGGACGCATATGCCCGGGACTACTTTTGAAAATACCTAGCATGCCAATTCTTGGAGTACCAATGTTAGCATTACTTTTGAGTGCTATAGGAACTGCGTTTATGCCTTTGGTGGCTTCGTTATCGCTTATGATCTCAGTAACATGCCTAATTGCACTGGGAAGCGGGATGTGTATTTCAGCGCTTGGTGCCACTACCATTGACCTAGTTGGCACCGCAGATTTATCTAATGCAGTTGGTATGTTGTTTACGCTAAATGGAATTGGATTTATGGCTGTTGGACCTCTCAGTG GATATATACGTGATACCACGAATAGCTACACCTACCCACTAGTCAGTGCCGCATCAGCTATTGCTGTTGGATTTGTGGTTCTTGCAATAGCCCTGCAGTACGAACGATCTGAGGCCAAACTAAGAAAGCACGTGACCAATACTGAACTTATTGTGACGTAA